One Mangrovimonas cancribranchiae DNA segment encodes these proteins:
- a CDS encoding tetratricopeptide repeat protein, protein MRNLFTLFFTLLITLSFAQDEDLANEYFKNGEFEKAIISYQKLLETSPNNYKYLFALVESHQNLEQFQEAEKLLTTQISRTKYPALHVELGYNFQLQNNLLKANENYDVALTFVDNNPRYAFIVGRAFEDKSLLDYAITAYKKAMELNPELKFDIQLARIYGEKGEIEKMFNSYLNFLSNNLNKSYLSNTKRIFSDFISENPENEHNILLKNILLKKSQKDPNLLWNEMLSWLFVQQKEYNKAFMQEKAIFARNPVSLSRIIELGDNAKEDKLYNTSIKIFTYITKTAQDTETILEAENKRINLETQLANKENYKSIQEKYTNLFDTYGKFTTTLDLQISYANFLAFNLNQTSLAISNLRETLKLPLSKFQEAKVKLTLGDILVYEEKFNEALIYYSQIQRNLKNSTLSQEARFKVAQTSYYKGDFKWAESQLKILKSSTTQLIANDALDLMLLITDNKYEDSTQTALKLYAKADLMAYQNKNDKAITLLNSILEEHKGKSIEDQALLKQAQLFEEKKQYDKAIANYQNIIANYNDDILADDAYFSLAELYNNILAEPEKAKPFYEKIIFNHEDSIYYVEARKKYRMLRGDTIN, encoded by the coding sequence ATGAGAAATTTATTCACCTTATTCTTCACCTTACTTATAACCTTGAGCTTTGCTCAAGACGAAGATTTGGCTAACGAGTATTTTAAAAATGGAGAATTTGAAAAAGCAATTATTTCTTATCAAAAACTATTAGAAACGTCGCCTAATAATTACAAATATCTTTTTGCTTTAGTCGAATCGCATCAAAATCTGGAACAATTTCAAGAAGCTGAAAAGTTACTTACAACACAAATTTCTAGAACAAAATATCCTGCCTTACATGTAGAATTAGGTTATAATTTTCAACTACAAAATAACCTGTTAAAAGCAAATGAAAACTATGATGTAGCTTTAACCTTTGTCGACAACAATCCGCGGTATGCTTTTATAGTTGGACGCGCTTTTGAAGACAAGTCTTTGTTAGATTATGCTATTACAGCGTATAAGAAAGCCATGGAACTAAACCCTGAACTAAAATTTGATATTCAATTAGCAAGAATCTATGGTGAAAAAGGTGAAATAGAAAAAATGTTTAATAGCTACTTAAATTTTTTAAGCAACAATCTTAACAAAAGCTACTTAAGTAATACCAAAAGAATTTTTAGCGACTTTATTAGCGAAAACCCTGAAAACGAACATAATATTTTATTAAAAAATATCCTCTTAAAAAAATCGCAAAAAGACCCTAATTTACTATGGAATGAAATGTTAAGCTGGTTGTTTGTTCAGCAAAAAGAATACAATAAAGCCTTTATGCAGGAAAAAGCAATTTTTGCCAGAAACCCTGTAAGTTTAAGCAGAATTATAGAACTTGGCGACAATGCTAAAGAAGATAAACTTTACAATACCTCTATTAAGATTTTTACGTATATCACTAAAACAGCTCAAGACACAGAAACCATTTTAGAAGCCGAAAACAAACGTATTAATCTTGAAACACAACTAGCCAATAAAGAAAACTACAAAAGCATACAAGAAAAATACACCAACCTTTTTGATACCTACGGTAAGTTTACAACTACACTAGATTTACAAATCTCCTACGCCAATTTTCTTGCGTTTAATTTAAACCAAACCTCTCTAGCAATAAGTAATCTTCGTGAAACTTTAAAACTCCCTTTAAGTAAATTTCAAGAAGCTAAAGTAAAATTAACTCTTGGTGACATCCTCGTTTACGAAGAAAAGTTTAATGAAGCACTTATTTATTATTCTCAAATTCAAAGAAATCTAAAAAATAGCACCTTATCTCAAGAGGCTAGATTTAAAGTAGCTCAAACTAGCTATTATAAAGGCGATTTTAAATGGGCAGAATCGCAACTAAAAATCTTAAAATCCTCAACAACACAACTTATTGCCAACGATGCTTTAGACTTAATGCTGCTAATTACAGACAATAAATACGAAGACTCCACGCAAACTGCTCTAAAACTTTATGCAAAAGCCGATTTAATGGCCTATCAAAACAAAAATGACAAAGCTATCACACTTTTAAATTCTATTCTAGAAGAACACAAAGGCAAAAGCATAGAAGATCAAGCATTGCTAAAACAAGCACAACTTTTTGAGGAAAAAAAGCAATATGATAAAGCCATTGCCAATTATCAAAACATTATCGCCAATTATAATGACGATATCCTAGCAGACGATGCCTATTTCTCTCTAGCAGAACTTTACAATAACATCTTGGCTGAGCCTGAAAAAGCTAAACCTTTTTACGAAAAAATAATTTTCAATCACGAAGACAGCATCTACTACGTCGAAGCCAGAAAAAAATACCGAATGCTTCGTGGCGACACTATAAATTAA